The DNA segment TCGTGACCAGGAGCGCCAGCGGACCAATCTCATCGCGACGCTTTCGCACGAGCTCAAAACTCCACTCACCTCGCTGGCGATGGGTGCGGAACTGATGGAAGAGTCGATGCGAGGTGCGATGACAGATAAACAGTGCGAGCTTCTCGAAACGATTCATGACGATATCGGGCGCATGACCGCCATCGCCGGCAACCTGCTCGATGCTTCCCGGACCACGGTGGCACGAATAGGAGTAGAGCGGCGCGCCATCCAACTCGATCGCATCGTGCGTGATGCGTGCCGTCCGCTGGCGCTCCAGGCAGCGGAAAAGAAAATCCATCTCGAGGTGATCGCCGACGGCGGGCGACCGCTGGCAATCTGGGGCGATCCAATCAAATTGCCGTGGGTGATCAGCAACCTGGTCGGCAATTCGCTGCGCTACACGCCGTCAGGCGGGCGAATTACCATTGAGCTTCGCCGCGAAGGAAAAATCGCGCGTACCGTCGTACAGGACAGCGGCACCGGCATCGCCCCGGAGATGATGCCACGCATCTTCGAGCCATACGCGCAAGCTCCCGACAGCTCGGCTGAAATGGGCTCCGCCGGACTCGGCCTGTATATCGCCAAGGAGATTGTCGAGGCCCACAACGGGCGTATCTTTGCAGAGAGCTCGCCTGGCGAGGGCACTACATTTACTATCGACATTCCCATTCGGGAGGAATTGCTTGGCTAAGATTTTGGTCGTTGACGACGACCGCAACATACGCCGGATGCTCGCAGCCACCCTGGAGGGGGCGGGACACCGCGTTACCGAAGCCGACAGCGCCGAACGCGCCCTGGAACTAGTCGCGCCGGGCGACACCGATGTCGTACTTAGCGATATCCGGATGGCGGGAATGGACGGCTTTGGACTGCTGAAGGCGCTGAAGCACAAAGGCCCCGCGGTGCAGGTCATCATGATGACCGCGTACGGTTCTATCCCGGACGCGGTCGAGGCGATGCGGTTTGGTGCCTACGATTATTTGCCCAAGCCGTTCAGCGCGGAACACATTCGACGGGTGGTGGCCCGTGCGCTCGAGGTCAAGGAACTGCGCGCCGAGAATCGTCGGCTGAAGGCCGAAGTCGAGCTCCTCTCCGAACGGGAGGTTTTTCTTACCGCCAGCGGCGCCAGCCGCAAGCTGGCCGAGACGGCCGCGCAGGTGGCGGTGAGCGACGCCACGATCTTGCTGACCGGAGAGAGCGGCACCGGCAAGAGCATGCTGTCCTCCTACATTCACAGCAAAAGCCCGCGCAAGGACGGACCCTTCGTCCAGGTTACGTGCACAACGTTGAGCGAGCATCTGCTCGAGAGTGAGTTGTTCGGACATGTGCGTGGCGCGTTCACGGGCGCTATCAAGGACAAGCCCGGCCGCCTCGAAGCAGCCGCGGGCGGCACGGTGCTGCTCGATGAAATCGGCGACCTCTCGCCCGTGGTTCAATCGAAACTGTTGTACTTCCTGCAGGAGAAAACCTTCGAGCGAGTCGGCGGCACCGCGACCATCAAGGTGGATGTTCGCATCGTCGCCGCGACCAATCAGAATCTGGAACAGCTGGTCCAGCAGAAGCGCTTTCGCGAAGATCTTTACTACCGCCTTAACGTCATCGAGATACAAGTGCCGGCGCTGCGCGAACGACCCGCGGAAATTCCGCGGCTGGCCGTCCATTTCATCGAGCGGGCGGCGCTGCGCCACAAGAAGAACCCGCTCCCGCTCTCGCCCGAGGCGCAAAAGGCGCTGACTGCATATTCCTGGCCTGGCAACGTCCGCGAACTGAAGAACGTGGTTGAGCGGGCGGTGGTCCTAAGCCGCGGCGACAGCATAGCGTTGAGCGATCTTCCCGATCGCCTGCTGGCAGGTACACGAAGTCTGGATCAGAGTCAGACCCTGGAGGAAATCGAGCGGCGCCATATCGAACTGGTGCTGGAGCAGGCGGTGACGCTCGAGGAAGCCGCCGATATGCTGGGCATCAACGTCGCGACGCTATGGCGCAAGCGGCGCAAATACGGGCTGGAATAAAGTCCTGGCACACGCCTGCACCGGTCTAAACCGCGGGCGCTTACTTCTTGTTGAGCCCAGCTTCCAACTTAGCGTGGCTCGCCACGCAGACGCCCAGACTGGTAAAGGGCGTCGGCCAGTCGTTCTTCACGCAATAGGGCAGAGCGCTGAGTTGCGATGTGTAGCCGCGCCCGCTGAGTTCCTTCTGGATGCAATCGGAATGCTCCTTCGAGCCTCCGCCGACCCCGGCGGCATCGCCTGCGCCCTCAACGATCAAGGCGTTGCGAAGCGCGGCTTGCACGCCCGGGTCTTTGCTCTTGCCCAGAGCCCCCGCCATCGAGCTGGAAGGGCCACAATCCGCAACTCCATCGATAAATGCTTCCTCGAGGCCGGCACTCGTCAGGTCTTTGGCCGAGGCGAGCCGGGCCAGGCTGATAAGCAGTATCCCCGAAAGAATCCCCAATGCCAGGCGCTTCATCGTGTTCTGCCCCCCTTTTTCGGCCTTTCTACCAACCGGGAGCAGCAGCCCCCCGGCGCAGAAGGAGAAGCAATATCTGATTGGGCCCTCCTTGGTCCACCGCCGGTTCCCAACACGCCTGCCCGACGCCTTGACGGGCGGCCGCGGTGATGGAACTGTGCCATCTCTTAAGCGAAAGGATCCATCGCCATGGCTAAAGTCGCGCTCGCCTTCTCTACCCTTCCCGATTCTCCCCCGGCAACGCTGGTCGATTGGGCAAAAACCGCTGAGGATGCCGGGTTTGCCGGGGTATTCATGACCGAGGCAGGCAATGATTCGTTGGCCTGCGCTCTGGCGCTCGGCCTGCAAACCAAGCGCGTCACTCTGGGCACCGCGATCACCAACATCTACTTCCGCC comes from the Candidatus Binataceae bacterium genome and includes:
- a CDS encoding ATP-binding protein, giving the protein MIRYPQAIECFTDGISSPKGSNGHHRLEVALLILGALVLGALAGFGFRSRSRFRILGHRRDEDPAEGPPRAGNGAPSGAAERLEQHYAARLVELDHERSKIDAIVESVEDGLIVLDQSRAIVHINEVACAILALEARPATETVLESLAKQNPHVARLIAARRASNESAPAEFKIFLRGRDHTYVSRELPWTGPGGQPLGTILLLQDVTFIRDQERQRTNLIATLSHELKTPLTSLAMGAELMEESMRGAMTDKQCELLETIHDDIGRMTAIAGNLLDASRTTVARIGVERRAIQLDRIVRDACRPLALQAAEKKIHLEVIADGGRPLAIWGDPIKLPWVISNLVGNSLRYTPSGGRITIELRREGKIARTVVQDSGTGIAPEMMPRIFEPYAQAPDSSAEMGSAGLGLYIAKEIVEAHNGRIFAESSPGEGTTFTIDIPIREELLG
- a CDS encoding sigma-54 dependent transcriptional regulator, with the protein product MAKILVVDDDRNIRRMLAATLEGAGHRVTEADSAERALELVAPGDTDVVLSDIRMAGMDGFGLLKALKHKGPAVQVIMMTAYGSIPDAVEAMRFGAYDYLPKPFSAEHIRRVVARALEVKELRAENRRLKAEVELLSEREVFLTASGASRKLAETAAQVAVSDATILLTGESGTGKSMLSSYIHSKSPRKDGPFVQVTCTTLSEHLLESELFGHVRGAFTGAIKDKPGRLEAAAGGTVLLDEIGDLSPVVQSKLLYFLQEKTFERVGGTATIKVDVRIVAATNQNLEQLVQQKRFREDLYYRLNVIEIQVPALRERPAEIPRLAVHFIERAALRHKKNPLPLSPEAQKALTAYSWPGNVRELKNVVERAVVLSRGDSIALSDLPDRLLAGTRSLDQSQTLEEIERRHIELVLEQAVTLEEAADMLGINVATLWRKRRKYGLE